AGAGATCTAGGAGTCAGATCTATTCCGCTGAAAGGTGATTTGACGAATGAAAACGACCTGGTTGAAGTTTCGAAACTCCTGAAAGACGTAGATCTTCTCATAAACAACGCAGGGTTCGGATTGATAGGTCCCTTTGAGGATATTGAAGCAGATAGAGAAATGCAGATGATCAAGCTGAATATTGGAGCTCTTTACTTCTTGACAAAGAAATATGCTCTTATGCGCAACAGCATTGGTGGAGAAATCATAAACGTCGCTTCTACTGCCGCCTACTTGCCTGTGCCCGGAATGGCGGTTTATGCTGCTACAAAGGCCTTTGTACTTAGCTTCAGCGAAGCCGTAAGCGAAGAACTGCAGCCTAAGGGCTTCAAAGTGATGGTTCTGTCTCCGGGACCGACTAGAACAGAGTTTTTCGATGTCGCTTCGGGAGGAAGGAGGCAGCTGCCGGGATCAATGTCGCCCGAAGAAGTTGTGAAAAGGGCACTAGAT
The sequence above is drawn from the Mesotoga sp. UBA6090 genome and encodes:
- a CDS encoding SDR family NAD(P)-dependent oxidoreductase; this encodes MIILKRALITGASSGIGKVFSYELAKRGYETVLVARRLERLQTISDQIERDLGVRSIPLKGDLTNENDLVEVSKLLKDVDLLINNAGFGLIGPFEDIEADREMQMIKLNIGALYFLTKKYALMRNSIGGEIINVASTAAYLPVPGMAVYAATKAFVLSFSEAVSEELQPKGFKVMVLSPGPTRTEFFDVASGGRRQLPGSMSPEEVVKRALDAFEKGKRSVVSGLINKIIASGSRLVPRAIALKAARRAFED